A DNA window from Brenneria izadpanahii contains the following coding sequences:
- the pepD gene encoding beta-Ala-His dipeptidase, which yields MSELSQLAPQPLWDIFAKICSIPHPSYHEEALAAHILAWAKEKGIHAERDRVGNILLRKAATPGMEKRKAVVLQAHLDMVPQKNNDTAHDFTKDPIQPYVDGEWVKARGTTLGADNGIGMASALAVLSDNSVEHGPLEVLLTMTEESGMDGAFGLQPNWLQGEILINTDSEEEGEVYMGCAGGIDFITRLSLEREALPAGYQTLKLTLKGLKGGHSGCDIHLGLGNANKLLARFLFEQEDKLDIRILALNGGTLRNAIPREAFATLALPAANVAAFKTQSQEYLSVLKNELAAVEKNLSLQVETSDSGAQALTKNISARLLALLNAMPNGVIRMSDVAKGVVETSLNIGVVTMDEKQAEINCLIRSLIDSGKDAVVGTLTALGQLAGAQTTPKGGYPGWQPDATSQVMQLVRETYQKLFNKTPNIMVIHAGLECGLFKKPYPDMDMVSIGPTITGPHSPDEQVHIASVGQYWQLLTALLKAIPERA from the coding sequence GTGTCTGAACTGTCTCAACTTGCCCCGCAACCGCTGTGGGACATTTTTGCCAAAATCTGCTCCATCCCTCATCCGTCTTATCATGAAGAAGCGCTTGCCGCACATATCCTTGCATGGGCAAAAGAGAAAGGCATTCATGCCGAGCGCGATCGGGTTGGTAATATTCTGCTGCGCAAAGCGGCGACGCCGGGAATGGAAAAACGCAAAGCGGTTGTTTTGCAGGCGCATCTGGATATGGTGCCGCAGAAAAATAACGACACGGCGCATGATTTCACCAAAGATCCGATCCAACCCTACGTTGACGGCGAGTGGGTAAAAGCGCGCGGCACCACGCTGGGCGCGGATAACGGCATCGGTATGGCTTCCGCGTTGGCCGTGCTGTCTGATAACAGCGTAGAACACGGTCCGCTGGAAGTTTTGCTGACCATGACCGAGGAATCGGGCATGGACGGCGCGTTCGGTTTGCAGCCCAACTGGTTGCAGGGCGAAATTCTGATCAATACCGATTCGGAAGAAGAAGGCGAAGTTTATATGGGTTGCGCGGGCGGCATCGACTTCATCACCCGCCTGTCATTAGAGCGAGAAGCGCTGCCAGCCGGTTATCAGACGCTGAAACTGACGCTCAAAGGGCTGAAAGGCGGCCACTCCGGCTGCGATATTCACCTTGGCTTAGGTAACGCCAACAAATTGCTGGCGCGCTTCCTGTTTGAGCAGGAGGATAAACTGGATATCCGCATTCTGGCTCTGAACGGCGGTACGCTGCGTAACGCTATCCCGCGCGAAGCGTTCGCCACGCTGGCATTGCCGGCGGCGAATGTAGCGGCGTTTAAGACGCAAAGTCAGGAATACCTGTCGGTATTGAAAAATGAACTGGCGGCGGTGGAGAAAAACCTGTCCCTGCAGGTAGAAACATCGGACAGCGGCGCCCAAGCGCTGACCAAAAACATCAGCGCCCGGTTACTGGCCTTGCTGAACGCCATGCCGAACGGCGTAATCCGCATGAGCGACGTGGCGAAAGGCGTAGTTGAAACCTCGCTCAACATCGGCGTGGTTACCATGGATGAAAAACAAGCCGAAATTAACTGCCTGATTCGCTCGCTGATCGACAGCGGCAAAGATGCCGTCGTCGGCACGCTGACGGCCCTGGGTCAACTGGCCGGCGCGCAGACCACGCCCAAAGGCGGTTACCCTGGCTGGCAACCCGACGCGACATCCCAGGTGATGCAGTTAGTGCGGGAAACCTACCAGAAATTGTTCAATAAAACGCCGAACATCATGGTTATCCACGCCGGACTGGAATGCGGATTGTTCAAAAAGCCGTACCCTGATATGGATATGGTCTCCATCGGGCCGACCATCACCGGGCCGCACTCGCCGGACGAACAGGTGCATATCGCCAGCGTCGGCCAATACTGGCAGTTGCTGACCGCATTGCTGAAGGCGATCCCCGAACGCGCCTAA
- the dinB gene encoding DNA polymerase IV, with product MRKIIHVDMDCFYAAIEMRDNPRLRDIPLAIGGSADRRGVICTANYPARRYGIHSAMATATALRLCPQLTLLSGRMEVYKAASRQIRDIFARYTSLIEPLSLDEAYLDVTDSPHCNGSATLMAEEIRQAIFDELNLTASAGVAPIKFLAKVASEQNKPNGQYVITPDKVDAFLRQLPLAKIPGVGKVTAKRLEEKGMLTCADVRNHDLAELLKRFGKFGRVLWERCHGIDERAVSPDRLRKSVGVEKTLARDIHHWHECEGLIEQLYQELEFRLKRVKPDLHIARQGVKLKFDDFRQTTQEHVWPVLNKQDLLTLAQQTWEERRDKRGVRLVGLHVTLLDPLIERQLVFNWE from the coding sequence ATGCGCAAAATTATTCATGTCGATATGGACTGCTTTTACGCAGCGATTGAGATGCGTGATAATCCGCGTCTGCGCGATATCCCTCTGGCGATCGGCGGCAGCGCCGACCGGCGCGGCGTGATCTGTACCGCCAATTACCCTGCCCGGCGGTACGGCATTCATAGCGCGATGGCGACGGCGACCGCCTTGCGCTTGTGCCCGCAACTGACGTTGCTCTCCGGGCGAATGGAGGTCTATAAAGCCGCTTCTCGCCAGATACGCGACATCTTTGCGCGTTATACCTCGCTGATTGAGCCGCTCTCCCTTGATGAAGCCTATCTGGATGTCACCGATAGCCCCCACTGCAACGGTTCTGCGACGCTGATGGCGGAAGAGATCCGGCAGGCGATTTTCGACGAGCTTAATCTGACCGCCTCGGCGGGAGTGGCGCCCATCAAATTTCTGGCCAAAGTCGCCTCCGAACAGAATAAACCCAATGGCCAGTACGTTATCACGCCGGATAAGGTGGATGCGTTTTTACGGCAGTTGCCGTTAGCGAAGATCCCCGGCGTTGGCAAAGTGACGGCCAAGCGGCTGGAAGAGAAGGGCATGCTGACCTGCGCCGATGTGCGCAATCACGATCTGGCCGAATTATTAAAACGTTTCGGTAAATTCGGGCGGGTTTTGTGGGAGCGCTGCCACGGAATTGATGAACGCGCCGTATCGCCGGACCGGTTACGCAAGTCGGTTGGCGTTGAGAAGACGCTGGCGCGGGATATTCATCACTGGCATGAGTGCGAAGGTTTGATCGAGCAGCTCTATCAGGAACTTGAGTTCCGTTTAAAACGGGTAAAGCCCGATCTGCATATCGCGCGCCAGGGAGTAAAACTGAAGTTCGATGACTTTCGCCAGACCACGCAGGAACACGTATGGCCGGTGTTGAACAAGCAGGATTTGCTTACGCTGGCGCAGCAAACCTGGGAAGAAAGGCGCGATAAGCGCGGCGTTCGGCTGGTGGGGCTACACGTTACGCTGCTCGATCCGCTGATTGAGCGTCAGCTGGTTTTTAATTGGGAGTAA
- a CDS encoding class I SAM-dependent methyltransferase — protein MESKQSHSNSVERQFGSQAKNYLTSSVHAQGKDLERLSALLSPFPHACVIDVGCGAGHASFAAAQVTANVVAYDLSAQMLEVVAQAAEQRNLTNIRTQQGVAESLPFADASADIVISRYSAHHWHDVGQALREIRRVLKPGGLVIMMDVVSPGHPVLDIYLQTVEKLRDTSHVRDYSPGEWLTMFTDAGFIVRNVASDRLTLEFGSWIARMRTPEHFAAAIRELQKTLSAEVAQHFEVQDDGSFVTDIMMFEATKL, from the coding sequence ATGGAAAGTAAACAGAGTCATAGTAATAGCGTCGAGCGCCAGTTCGGTTCACAGGCAAAAAACTATCTGACCAGTTCGGTGCATGCGCAAGGCAAAGATTTGGAACGTCTGTCCGCTTTGCTGAGCCCTTTTCCCCATGCCTGCGTTATCGATGTGGGATGCGGCGCCGGGCACGCCAGTTTCGCGGCGGCGCAGGTGACGGCGAACGTTGTGGCCTATGATCTTTCCGCGCAAATGCTGGAGGTCGTCGCTCAGGCCGCCGAACAAAGAAACTTGACCAACATCCGCACCCAGCAAGGCGTCGCCGAGTCGCTGCCGTTTGCCGACGCCAGTGCCGATATCGTTATCAGCCGCTACTCCGCCCACCACTGGCATGATGTCGGACAGGCGCTGCGTGAAATCCGCAGGGTTCTGAAGCCGGGCGGTCTGGTCATCATGATGGATGTGGTATCGCCGGGCCATCCGGTGCTGGATATCTATTTACAGACCGTGGAAAAACTGCGTGATACTTCCCACGTGCGCGATTACTCGCCCGGAGAATGGCTGACGATGTTTACCGATGCCGGCTTTATCGTGCGTAACGTCGCCAGCGATCGTCTGACGCTGGAGTTCGGCAGTTGGATCGCGCGCATGCGAACGCCCGAACACTTCGCCGCCGCAATCCGCGAACTGCAAAAAACGCTGTCCGCGGAAGTCGCCCAGCATTTTGAAGTACAGGATGACGGCTCTTTTGTGACGGATATTATGATGTTCGAAGCGACAAAATTGTAA